Part of the Terriglobia bacterium genome, GCCGGCCAGGTAAATGGGTATATTGTCATCGAGTCGACGCAACCCCTGATTGCGCAAGCGTTGTTCAGTGATTGGAAGCAAATGCTGGCCGCGATTCCGCCTACGATTTTAAGGAATTAGCAGGGGAAAAAGCAAAAGCTCAACGCAGAGGACGCTGAGGGCGCAGAGGAAACCTCAGGAGAGGCACTGGTAAGTAGGCGATGAAATATCTTATCCGGATGGGGACGCTTTGTTGCTTATGTGGACTAGTATGTACAACCGCATTTGCCGGGCCGCTGCGGATTGCGTGGGACCCGCCTCCCAATTATTGGATCGCGGGATACCATGTGTACCGCGCCGATAGATCAGGAGGTCCATACAAACGCTTGACCAAAGACCCGGTCACGAAGTGCGAATACTCGGATGAGACGGCGGTGCCGGGGAAGAAGTATTTCTATGTCGTGACCACTGTGGGGGCGGACGGCAAAGAGAGCGCGTTCTCTTCGGAGTTGGCGGTCACGCTCGCCAACTACGATGCCGCGCCGGAACCGGGGGCGCTGATCGCGCGCGCCGCCAAAGATCTGACCGTGCACAGCGGGGATACGGTCCTGCTTACCGGAAATCACCGGGACCCGGAAGGGAAGAATGTCACATATCAATGGAGTCAGGTCCGGGATCCTATTCCGGGAGCTATTTCAGTGACACTTTCTGGCAGCGACCGGGCCGAGGCAAGCTTTCTGGCGCCCATCGTCATCGCAAAGACCGAACTGATGTTTGCTCTCACTGTCACGGATGTCCAGGGCGGCAAGACGGTGGACTACATCCGCGTGACGGTGCTTCCCCGATGATTTTTTCGCTATTCGCTGTTCGCTCTTCGCTTTTCGTTCTGGTGGCTCTTGGCTTTCAGTAATTGGAAGCCGAAAATGAAATCGCCTATCTTCGACAGCCTTAATATCTCCCCAAGCCACTATCATTCATTCGGAACGAAGAGCGAATAGCGAACCACTGACGGAAGCTGCATGAATCATCACATCATTGATCCCTTATCGGATCCGAGGTGGGGGCGCCTCGTCGAGAGGCATCCGAAGGCGTCTGTTTTTCACACGGCGGGGTGGCTGGAGAGCTTGAGGCGCACTTACGGATACAGGATATTCGCCTTGACCGCTTCGCTGCCTGGACATGAATTGGAAACGGGCATTCCTTTCTGCCATATCAACAGCTGGTTCACAGGTCAGCGGCTGGTGTCACTTCCGTTCTCCGATCACTGCGATCCCCTGATAGATCAGCCCGGGCGAGTTTCGAGTCTGCTGCGTTCATTGCAGGCGCGCCCGGAACTGGGAAACCGGAAATATGTGGAACTTCGTCCGCTTGATGCCGCATGCGGGGTCGAGACGACGGCGACCGGGTTCACTTGCTGCGCGCGCTTCTACTTTCACCGGCTTGACCTTCGTTCGGGACCCGGCGCGATCTATAAGCGTTTTCACAAGGACTGCGTCCAGAGGAAAATCCGCCGCGCCGAGCGCGAGAAACTGACCGTCGAGCAGGGACAATCGGAACGTCTCCTCAGGGATTTCTATCGGCTGCACCTTCGGACGCGCCGGCGGCAGGGACTTGTGCCGCAGCCGTTTGCCTGGTTCCAAAACCTCGCCGGATGCCTCGGACCGGCAATGCAGGTCCGGGCAGCCTACTTGAAGAATCAGCCCGTAGCGGCCATCGTCACGCTGAGGCATCGGGATCGCATCGTCTACAAATACGGCTCTTCCGACGCAAGGAGCAATGCGCTGGGGGGAACGCAGCTGCTTTTTTGGAGCGCCATTCAGGAAGCCTGCGAACAGGGATTACACGAGTTCGACCTTGGGCGCACCGGCTGTGATAATCCCGGGTTGATCATATTCAAGGAGCGTTTGGGAGCCACGCGCAACGACCTTGCATATGTGAGATGTCCGGCACCGATTACATCAGGTGCCGGAAAACCATACTTTCACGTTCTGAACCGAGTCCTCTCTTGGGCGCCGCTGAATCTCTTGAGGGCCGCGGGCGCACTGTTATATCGACATGCAGGTTAATGCACAACAGTCGAACCCGGGCGCAGCAAAATAATGTTCTCCATGGCGTCTTCGCGTCCTGGCGTCTTGGCGTTTGCTTTTCAAACCGCGAAGTCGCCAAGACGCCAAGCGCAATTTCTGGACAGATCTTCATTGGAATCAGAATGATCCTATGGCTATGACTTTGACTGCAACCGCAAGGATGAGCATTAAGACGAGAGGCTTTCTGTTTACAGCAGTCTTTCTCGCTTCGATATTGGCAAACCTGGCGTTTTTCAAACAGCTGGTTGAGTTTTCGATCCACAATGAGTTTTCATCGCACATTTTCTTTATTCCCTTGCTCAGCCTTGCCCTCATTTTCCGCAAGAGAGCCACGATTTTCAAAGATGTCAGCCACTCCGTGCTTCTGGGAGGGACCATCTCGGTCATCGCAGTAGCTCTTCTGATCTCGGAAAGCCTGGTGAAAAATGGGCTGGACGCTTCGGACGCTCTATCTGCAAGGGCACTTACAATCGTGATTCTGTGGGCCGGGATGTTTCTTTTCTTTTATGGAACTGAAAGCTTTCGGAAGGCGCTTTTCTCAATGCTCTTTCTTGTGCTCATGGTCCCGATCCCAAGGACTCTGCTCGAAGTCATTATATCCGCGCTACAGAGGGGCTCCGCCGATATGACCGCACTGCTGTTCAAGATAACAGGCACGCCTTACTATCGTGACGGCCTGACGTTTGTGTTGCCCAGGATCAGCATCGAGATTGCCACTCAATGCAGCAGCATACGATCCAGTTTGGCCCTGCTGATCAGCTGCCTCCTTGCCGGCCACCTGATTCTTAAGACCTTTTGGCGCAAGTCGTTCTTCGCGCTAGTGGCTGTGCCCATGGCGATGATCAAGAACGCCATACGAATTGTGACTTTGTCACTCCTGTCGATCCATATCGACAGGCGATTCATCGTAAGCAGCGATCTGCACCACGAGGGAGGAATCGTCTTCTTTTTGACAACGCTGCTACTCCTGTGGCCCGTGCTCTGGCTTTTGCGACGATCGGAGCGCGAGACGGGCTTACCTAAAAGAACTGATGTGAAGGCTGCATGAGCTCAATCCTGTACCCGCAGAGCGCAACGCTTTCTTTCATTGCTGCGACTCTCACCCTGTTGCTGGCGTGCCTGGTCACGATCCGCGACCGACGCTCCTTTGCCAGTCGAAGCTTTATCGCGTCTCTCGCACTGCTTGCGTTGGCCCAGCTGTTCAGGGGCCTTAGCGCCGATGCCGGGGCTCCCGAAGACTCGATCTATTGGGAGAAAGTGCGCATTGCGGTTTCGGCCCTGCAGCCGGGAACGTGCTTACTCTTCTGCCTCGCCTTTGCGCGGACGGAATATAGAAAGTATCTGGTGGGCTGGAAGTATGTGGTTGCCGCAGTATTTGCCTTGCCGGTGCTGAGTGTGGTCGCTCTTTCGGAATCCATCTTCGAAGGACTTCCCGTTCAGGGCTCCTCGGGCCAACGCATCATTCCGCTTGGTTATGGCGGCAAGATCTTTTACTCGCTTTTCCTCGTGTCCGCTGTCCTGATCCTTGCGAATCTCGAGCGCACCCTGCGCGCATCCACGGGCCGCATTCGCTGGCAGATCAAGTTCATCGTCCTGGGCATGAGCGGCATTTGCGCCGTCTGGGTTTACATCAGCAGCCAGGCGCTGATCTATTCGGCGCTGGATACGTCGCTGGCTATGCTGGCCCCGGCCGTTCTTATTGCTGCCGACCTGCTGTTTGCCTGGGGGCTCGCGCGTTCGCAGTTTCTCAACGTAGATGTCTATCTTTCGCGGACGACCATCCAATTTTCGCTGACCGCTCTCCTCGCAGGCGTATATCTGGTCACCCTAGGGTTGCTGGCATACATGGTGCGCTTTTTCAACCCGCAGCGCCCTCTTCCGATCGATGCGCTGCTGGTTCTGCTCGCACTGGCCGGTCTCGCAATGCTGCTGCTCTCGGACCGGCTGCGGGAGCGCATCCGGCGCTTCGTGATCTGGCATTTTAAGAGGCCGATGTACGACTATCGCAAAGCCTGGATGGAGCTGACCGAAAAAACCAACTCCCTGGTGCAGGTGCGCGAACTCTGCGCCGCGGTCGCCAGGATCGTGTCGCAGACATTCGGGATACTCTCGGTGAACGTGTGGCTTTGTGACCGGGTAGGAGATTGCCTGACCCTCGAGGGATCAACCGTCTTCACTCCGATCCAGGCCCGGGATCTCGAGAGGAGCGGCGAAAAGGTTTCCGACCTGCTCCGGGCGCTCAAGGGACGTTCGTCGCCCCTCGACCTCACGGAGAGACGAAACGCCTGGGCCGATGAGATCATGCGCGCCAGGCCTGAATACTTTCGTGAATTCGAAATGCGACACATCCTGCCGGTGCAAACCGGCGGGCAGTTGGTCGGGCTCATTACTCTAAACTGCGACCGCGTGGGGAACGCGCCGCTCTCCATGGAAGACCAGGACCTGCTGAATGCCTACGCTTCCCAACTGGCGGCGCGGGTGTTGCAGATGAGGCTGGCGGACGACCTGCGCCGCGCGCAGGAAGTCGAGGCCTTCCAGAGCGCTTCCACCTTCTTCGTCCACGATCTCAAAAACCTGGCTTCGCGCCTGTCCCTCACCATGCAGAACCTTCCTGCTTACTTTGACAATCCGGATTTCCGCAAGGACGCCTTGAAGTTGATTGGGGAAAGCGTCGCCCGGATCGATGCCACCTGCAGTCGGCTGTCTTCCCTAAAACAGAGAATCGAGCTGCGGCTTGTGGAGGGCGATCTCAACGAGCTGGTCGCCAGGATTCTGGACGAATTGGGGGCCAGCATCAAGACACCGCTCAAGCGAAAACTCGGGGCAATCCCACTGATTTCGCTTGATTCCGAACAGCTCCAAAAGGTAGTTACCAACCTGATCCTGAACGCTCACGAGGCGTGCAACGGCAAAGGTTCCATCATCGTCGAGACCGAGACGATCGACCACCAGGTCGTGCTGTCGGTGACGGACAACGGCTGCGGGATAACGCAGGAGTTCATTGAGAACTTGCTGTTCCGGCCATTTCGGACCACGAAAAAGCGCGGCATGGGGATTGGGCTGTACCATAGTAAAATGATTGTGGAGGCGCATCACGGGCGGATCGAGGTGGTCAGCCGCGAGGGAGAAGGAAGCACGTTTCGGGTGATTCTGCCGGTGACGCAAGGGAACCTCTAAGGCTCGAAGGGCTCGAAGAATCTCTAACATCCCCTTCGAGATTCTTCGAGTCCTTCGAGCCTTCGAGGTCATCTTATGACCCTCCGAATCCCATCCTTGATTCGCGCCACATTGAAGTTGATCAGGAATCCAAGATGAAGATCCACCAGCTTCAGCTGTGTCAGGATCTGCGCCAGAAACACCGGCGTCAGCGCCTCGACGGCCTTCAGCTCGCACACGATCCGGTTATCCACCAGCACGTCGAGCCTCACTCCCCAGGGAATCTTCACCCCGTCATACACGAGCGGCACTGAAACCTGGCGAACATGAGGAATGCCCTGCTTCTCCAGCTCGCAGCAGAAGCAGCGTTCATACACCGCTTCGAGCAGACCCGGGCCCAGCGTTGTGTGTACCCTATAAGCGGAGTCGACGACGGCATGTGCGAGCACTTCTTCTCGTGATGTGGGATGATATAGCGCTTGCATGACCCTATTGTTTTGGGAAACCTATAAGTATTTCAGGGATTTTCTCCGAAAAAGGGAACCGCTAAGGCTCGAAGAGTTCAAAGAATCTCTAAGACCCACGTCGAGACCCTTAGAGTCTTTGAGCCTTCGCGGTTAATGATGAGCATGGAAAAGCCGAGAGTGCTGATCACCGAAGATGATGAATTCGTGCGCAATCAGATGAAGTGGGCGCTGAGCGCGCAGTACGAAGTGTCTCTCGCTGAGGACCGGCCATCCGCTCTGGAAATCCTCAAGAGAGAGCAGCCTCCGGCGGTGACGCTGGACTTGGGCTTGCCTCCCTCGCCTGGCGATACCACCGAGGGCTTCCTGGCTCTCGGCGAAATGCTCCGGATCGATCCGTTGCTTAAGGTGCTGGTGATTACTGGTCAAGGCGACCAGGAGAACGCCCTGGAGGCGATCGGGCAGGGGGCCTACGACTTTTTCTGCAAGCCGGTAGATGTCGAGGCGCTGAAGGTTGTCCTCGG contains:
- the prsK gene encoding PEP-CTERM system histidine kinase PrsK → MSSILYPQSATLSFIAATLTLLLACLVTIRDRRSFASRSFIASLALLALAQLFRGLSADAGAPEDSIYWEKVRIAVSALQPGTCLLFCLAFARTEYRKYLVGWKYVVAAVFALPVLSVVALSESIFEGLPVQGSSGQRIIPLGYGGKIFYSLFLVSAVLILANLERTLRASTGRIRWQIKFIVLGMSGICAVWVYISSQALIYSALDTSLAMLAPAVLIAADLLFAWGLARSQFLNVDVYLSRTTIQFSLTALLAGVYLVTLGLLAYMVRFFNPQRPLPIDALLVLLALAGLAMLLLSDRLRERIRRFVIWHFKRPMYDYRKAWMELTEKTNSLVQVRELCAAVARIVSQTFGILSVNVWLCDRVGDCLTLEGSTVFTPIQARDLERSGEKVSDLLRALKGRSSPLDLTERRNAWADEIMRARPEYFREFEMRHILPVQTGGQLVGLITLNCDRVGNAPLSMEDQDLLNAYASQLAARVLQMRLADDLRRAQEVEAFQSASTFFVHDLKNLASRLSLTMQNLPAYFDNPDFRKDALKLIGESVARIDATCSRLSSLKQRIELRLVEGDLNELVARILDELGASIKTPLKRKLGAIPLISLDSEQLQKVVTNLILNAHEACNGKGSIIVETETIDHQVVLSVTDNGCGITQEFIENLLFRPFRTTKKRGMGIGLYHSKMIVEAHHGRIEVVSREGEGSTFRVILPVTQGNL
- a CDS encoding GxxExxY protein; translated protein: MQALYHPTSREEVLAHAVVDSAYRVHTTLGPGLLEAVYERCFCCELEKQGIPHVRQVSVPLVYDGVKIPWGVRLDVLVDNRIVCELKAVEALTPVFLAQILTQLKLVDLHLGFLINFNVARIKDGIRRVIR
- the xrt gene encoding exosortase, translated to MAMTLTATARMSIKTRGFLFTAVFLASILANLAFFKQLVEFSIHNEFSSHIFFIPLLSLALIFRKRATIFKDVSHSVLLGGTISVIAVALLISESLVKNGLDASDALSARALTIVILWAGMFLFFYGTESFRKALFSMLFLVLMVPIPRTLLEVIISALQRGSADMTALLFKITGTPYYRDGLTFVLPRISIEIATQCSSIRSSLALLISCLLAGHLILKTFWRKSFFALVAVPMAMIKNAIRIVTLSLLSIHIDRRFIVSSDLHHEGGIVFFLTTLLLLWPVLWLLRRSERETGLPKRTDVKAA
- a CDS encoding GNAT family N-acetyltransferase; the protein is MNHHIIDPLSDPRWGRLVERHPKASVFHTAGWLESLRRTYGYRIFALTASLPGHELETGIPFCHINSWFTGQRLVSLPFSDHCDPLIDQPGRVSSLLRSLQARPELGNRKYVELRPLDAACGVETTATGFTCCARFYFHRLDLRSGPGAIYKRFHKDCVQRKIRRAEREKLTVEQGQSERLLRDFYRLHLRTRRRQGLVPQPFAWFQNLAGCLGPAMQVRAAYLKNQPVAAIVTLRHRDRIVYKYGSSDARSNALGGTQLLFWSAIQEACEQGLHEFDLGRTGCDNPGLIIFKERLGATRNDLAYVRCPAPITSGAGKPYFHVLNRVLSWAPLNLLRAAGALLYRHAG